The following are encoded together in the Desulfovibrio sp. Huiquan2017 genome:
- a CDS encoding glutamine amidotransferase, producing the protein MAKILIVKTGGTFAEYAASHGDFENWTATGMGLAPDQWECVNVQAGRTLPAPNGYAGAVITGSHDMVTDRLDWMRDTEAWIRRAVEAGLPMLGICFGHQILATALGGESGFHPNGLEMGVVDIAVTEAGREDVLLGPLAPSFKGNMAHSQTVLRLPENATLLATGSHEPHQSYRVGKHVWGVQFHPEFNADVIRLYRRDQRDKAIAEGRNPEALRIEAADTPKSATLLKRFAAYCLTR; encoded by the coding sequence ATGGCAAAAATACTGATCGTGAAGACGGGTGGGACCTTTGCGGAGTATGCGGCATCCCATGGCGACTTTGAGAACTGGACCGCCACAGGCATGGGCCTTGCGCCCGACCAATGGGAATGCGTCAATGTCCAGGCTGGGAGAACCCTGCCCGCCCCGAACGGCTATGCCGGGGCCGTCATCACGGGCTCCCACGACATGGTCACGGACAGGCTGGACTGGATGCGGGACACAGAGGCATGGATTCGCCGGGCCGTGGAGGCGGGACTGCCCATGCTCGGCATCTGCTTCGGCCACCAGATCCTGGCCACCGCCCTGGGCGGCGAGTCGGGCTTCCACCCCAACGGCCTGGAGATGGGCGTGGTGGACATCGCCGTGACCGAGGCGGGCCGCGAAGATGTACTCCTCGGACCGCTGGCCCCGTCCTTCAAAGGCAATATGGCGCACTCCCAGACCGTGCTGCGGCTCCCGGAAAATGCGACCCTGCTGGCCACGGGAAGCCACGAGCCGCACCAATCCTACCGCGTCGGCAAACATGTGTGGGGGGTCCAATTCCATCCCGAGTTCAACGCCGACGTGATCCGCCTGTACCGCCGGGACCAGCGCGACAAGGCCATAGCCGAAGGCCGGAACCCGGAGGCCCTGCGCATCGAGGCGGCCGACACACCAAAGTCGGCCACGCTGCTCAAGCGTTTCGCGGCCTATTGCCTGACCCGCTGA
- a CDS encoding TetR/AcrR family transcriptional regulator, whose protein sequence is MSKARRRGRPKLGQQKLSAQAILFSAQDLLQNSGKVPSIRMIADDLNVDPMAIYHYFPNKSALLEGVTVNLMESIYSPRPDGEWKEELVLLCQSYVSLLIRYSGLLETVLSMTNTGPADVFIARFNTITATLTLPKESKKDSLDLLADYLHGFTLSAHCAPMEASLSMDMLDGPLRFYIKALATCQNL, encoded by the coding sequence GTGTCAAAAGCAAGAAGAAGGGGACGCCCGAAGCTGGGCCAACAAAAATTATCTGCGCAAGCGATCTTGTTTAGCGCACAGGATCTTCTCCAGAACAGCGGGAAGGTTCCAAGCATCCGTATGATCGCTGACGACCTGAACGTGGACCCCATGGCTATTTATCACTATTTTCCCAATAAATCCGCCTTGCTTGAAGGCGTGACGGTCAATCTAATGGAAAGCATTTACTCCCCACGCCCGGATGGGGAATGGAAAGAGGAATTGGTGCTGCTCTGTCAAAGCTATGTGAGCCTGCTGATACGATATTCCGGGTTGCTCGAAACCGTATTGTCCATGACCAACACTGGACCAGCCGATGTGTTCATTGCCAGGTTCAACACCATCACAGCCACTCTTACTCTGCCAAAAGAGAGCAAGAAGGACAGTTTGGATTTGTTGGCTGATTATCTGCACGGCTTCACCCTGTCTGCTCACTGTGCTCCCATGGAAGCATCATTGAGCATGGATATGCTGGATGGACCTTTGCGGTTTTATATCAAGGCGTTGGCCACGTGCCAAAACCTGTGA
- a CDS encoding dihydrofolate reductase family protein translates to MSNKVFVGTSMDGYIADRNGGLEFLETVPNREGHDLGFVPFMESVDAILMGRKTMDVVLGFDGPWPYSKPVFVLSSSISALPGSLAGKAEIVSGDIHGVVERLNDQGFTDIYIDGGKLIQNFLAEDMIDELIVTQVPILIGGGTLLFGDLPDHMQFELISSEVLLKNLVQSHYRRKR, encoded by the coding sequence GTGTCGAACAAAGTCTTTGTCGGAACCAGCATGGATGGATACATAGCAGATCGCAACGGCGGTCTTGAATTTCTTGAAACCGTTCCGAACCGTGAAGGCCATGATCTTGGTTTTGTCCCGTTCATGGAGAGCGTGGATGCGATTTTGATGGGACGAAAGACAATGGATGTCGTCCTTGGATTCGATGGTCCATGGCCATATTCAAAACCTGTTTTTGTGCTGAGTTCGTCGATCTCGGCACTCCCCGGCTCTTTGGCCGGTAAAGCCGAGATAGTCTCAGGAGATATTCACGGCGTAGTGGAAAGATTAAACGATCAGGGTTTCACAGACATCTACATCGACGGGGGGAAGCTCATTCAAAATTTTTTGGCCGAAGACATGATTGACGAACTGATCGTGACCCAAGTCCCCATATTGATAGGAGGTGGCACCCTTTTGTTTGGAGACCTTCCCGATCACATGCAATTTGAACTGATCAGCAGTGAAGTGCTGTTGAAAAATCTCGTTCAGTCCCACTATAGGCGCAAGCGGTAA
- a CDS encoding transporter substrate-binding domain-containing protein, with product MINAAFRLGRAFSHAQVCRFPRFDASFLLCFVFCLLWAAPGMAREPYRIGFAQNARIHQEARTRLEAVYKRAGLPVEFVPLPQKRSLLLAVDGLLDGDVGRIPGLEETYPSLVRVDVKLLDLTGAAYVVRGQDFGDYRVALLDSLRVGAVRGVLWAEKLMGDRPMEKVNNYETLFDMLLAGRIDLALGSRSSAEGVLRDDRARYGSIRMMVPAAYQTPFYHYVNRKNADIVPLLEKALRELHAEGGWHDDERAAETQATP from the coding sequence GTGATCAACGCCGCTTTCCGCCTCGGACGGGCTTTCAGCCATGCCCAGGTCTGCCGATTTCCGCGTTTTGACGCGTCCTTTCTTCTTTGTTTCGTCTTCTGCCTGCTGTGGGCCGCCCCGGGCATGGCCCGGGAGCCGTACCGTATCGGCTTCGCCCAGAACGCGCGCATCCATCAGGAGGCTCGGACTCGGCTCGAAGCGGTCTACAAACGGGCCGGACTGCCCGTGGAGTTCGTGCCTCTGCCCCAGAAACGTTCCCTGCTCCTGGCCGTGGACGGCCTTCTCGACGGCGACGTCGGGCGCATCCCGGGCCTGGAGGAGACATATCCATCTCTGGTTCGGGTGGATGTCAAGCTCCTGGATTTGACCGGCGCGGCCTACGTGGTCCGGGGCCAGGATTTCGGCGACTACCGGGTGGCCTTGCTCGATTCCCTACGCGTGGGCGCGGTGCGCGGAGTCCTTTGGGCCGAAAAGCTCATGGGTGATCGCCCTATGGAAAAAGTCAATAATTATGAGACGCTGTTCGACATGCTCCTGGCGGGACGCATTGACTTGGCTCTGGGCAGCCGGTCAAGCGCCGAGGGGGTCCTGCGCGACGACCGGGCGCGCTACGGCTCCATTCGCATGATGGTTCCAGCCGCGTATCAGACGCCTTTCTACCACTACGTCAACAGGAAGAACGCGGACATAGTGCCGCTGCTCGAAAAAGCGTTGCGCGAACTGCATGCCGAGGGCGGCTGGCACGACGATGAAAGGGCCGCCGAGACGCAGGCCACGCCCTGA
- a CDS encoding linear amide C-N hydrolase — translation MHHLTILGILAGLILFAAVSVVHPREASACSRATYLGPEDIVITTRSNDWLGSQHSNIWIYPKGLERDGNAGADSLQWTSKYGSVTVGGWDATTIDGMNEAGLVANVLYLTESDYGSPVPGKKALSLSAWGQYVLDNFATTKEAVEAMKKSPFYIVAPSTPDGQAGTAHLSISDPSGDSAIFEYLDGRMVIHHGRKFQVMTNSPTYDQQLALTAYWDNIGGTTMLPGTNRASDRFVRASFYVKAIPQTTDINEALASAFGVIRNVSVPLGISTPGQPNISSTQWRTVSDQKNKVYYFESPRSPYIFWIPLDELDFSAKAPVRTIRLTAGSVLLVDGKPFAGNAAGLGEVAKPFPFLKAEAK, via the coding sequence ATGCATCACCTGACAATCCTGGGAATCCTGGCGGGGCTGATCCTCTTTGCCGCCGTCTCGGTGGTCCACCCCCGCGAGGCTTCGGCCTGTAGCCGGGCCACCTATCTCGGACCCGAAGACATCGTCATCACCACGCGCTCAAACGACTGGCTGGGCTCCCAGCACTCGAACATCTGGATCTATCCCAAAGGACTCGAACGGGACGGCAACGCCGGCGCCGATTCGCTGCAATGGACGTCGAAGTACGGCAGCGTGACGGTGGGGGGTTGGGATGCGACCACCATCGACGGCATGAACGAGGCGGGCCTGGTGGCCAACGTCCTCTATCTGACCGAATCCGATTACGGAAGCCCCGTCCCCGGCAAAAAGGCCCTCTCCCTGTCCGCCTGGGGCCAATACGTGCTGGACAACTTCGCCACCACGAAAGAGGCGGTGGAGGCCATGAAGAAGTCCCCGTTTTACATTGTCGCGCCCAGCACCCCCGACGGCCAGGCCGGGACGGCGCACCTGTCGATATCCGACCCGAGCGGGGACTCCGCCATATTCGAGTACCTCGACGGCCGCATGGTCATCCACCACGGCCGCAAGTTCCAGGTCATGACGAACTCCCCGACCTACGACCAGCAGCTGGCTCTGACCGCTTACTGGGACAACATCGGCGGAACCACCATGCTTCCCGGCACCAACCGGGCGAGCGACCGGTTCGTCCGCGCCTCCTTCTACGTGAAGGCGATTCCGCAAACCACCGACATCAACGAGGCGCTGGCCAGCGCATTCGGCGTGATCCGCAACGTCTCCGTTCCCCTGGGTATCTCCACGCCGGGCCAGCCCAACATCAGTTCGACCCAATGGCGCACGGTTTCCGACCAGAAAAACAAGGTCTATTACTTCGAATCGCCGCGCAGCCCGTACATCTTCTGGATTCCGTTGGACGAACTCGATTTCTCGGCGAAAGCCCCGGTGCGGACGATCCGCCTCACCGCAGGGTCCGTGCTGCTGGTTGACGGCAAGCCGTTCGCCGGAAACGCCGCCGGCCTTGGCGAAGTGGCGAAACCGTTTCCGTTCCTGAAGGCCGAGGCGAAATAG
- a CDS encoding vitamin B12-dependent ribonucleotide reductase: MSEFKMPAHLPDPIINENAKIVLQRRYQRKDTEGVVYETVKELFWRVASAIAAEEAKYENSTTKPAKLARDFYDLMTSYRFLPNSPTLMNAGTDLGQLAACFVLPVEDDIEGIFDAVKHAAMIHKSGGGTGFAFSRLRAKDSVVGSTGGVASGPLSFLKIFNCATEQIKQGGTRRGANMGILRIDHPDIMEFIKAKERDGELNNFNLSVGLTEPFMQAVQEKADYNLIAPNSGEIVGTLNAREVFNILVQKAWESGDPGIVFLDRINRDNPTPALGEIESTNPCGEQPLLPYEACNLGSINLGKCFAKGKNGKDSEIDWDELKRIIHLSVRFLDNVIDASVYPLPQITEMVGKNRKIGLGVMGWADLLYQLQIPYNSQTAVDMAERVMKFVQTESRSASKQLAAERGQFPAYPESTFGQVNLGPYRNATTTTIAPTGTLSIIAGCSSGVEPLFALSFVRNVMDNDKLVETNPYFEAALKAADAYSGKLMEEIAKVGSIKKMDHLPEHLRQVYVTSMDIEPIWHLKMQAAFQKYTDNAVSKTVNLPNSATKEDIWDIYWKAYEYGCKGVTVYRDGSKTSQVLCTGDGDKKKEQTALKSRSIVKDRPDVIYGFTQKIPTGLGMLFLTVNEVDNKPFEVFATIGKSGGSITAKAEAIGRLVSLALRSGVEVREIVEQLKGIGGENPKFMKKHLVKSIPDAIAYVFESRYLSGDHVDGQVASLNRELCPECGEPLVFEEGCHICKSCAYTKCGG, translated from the coding sequence ATGTCAGAATTCAAAATGCCCGCCCATCTTCCAGACCCGATCATCAATGAAAACGCAAAGATAGTTTTGCAACGCCGGTACCAGCGCAAGGACACGGAAGGCGTGGTCTACGAGACGGTCAAGGAGTTGTTCTGGAGAGTGGCCTCGGCCATCGCCGCCGAGGAGGCCAAGTACGAGAATTCCACCACCAAGCCCGCCAAGCTGGCCCGGGATTTCTACGACTTGATGACCTCCTACCGCTTCCTGCCCAACTCCCCCACCCTGATGAACGCGGGCACCGACCTGGGCCAATTGGCGGCCTGCTTCGTCCTGCCCGTGGAAGACGACATCGAGGGCATTTTCGACGCGGTCAAGCACGCGGCCATGATCCATAAGTCCGGCGGCGGCACGGGCTTCGCCTTCTCCCGCCTGCGGGCCAAGGATTCGGTGGTCGGCTCCACCGGCGGCGTGGCCTCCGGCCCCTTGTCCTTCCTCAAGATATTCAACTGCGCCACCGAGCAGATCAAGCAGGGCGGCACCCGGCGCGGAGCCAACATGGGCATCCTGCGCATCGACCACCCGGACATCATGGAGTTCATCAAGGCCAAGGAGCGCGACGGCGAGTTGAACAACTTCAACCTGTCCGTCGGCCTGACCGAACCCTTCATGCAGGCCGTGCAGGAAAAGGCCGACTACAATCTGATCGCGCCCAACTCCGGCGAGATCGTGGGCACCCTGAACGCCCGCGAGGTCTTCAACATCCTGGTCCAGAAGGCCTGGGAGTCCGGCGACCCGGGCATCGTTTTCCTGGACCGCATCAACCGCGACAATCCGACCCCGGCGCTGGGCGAGATCGAGTCCACCAACCCGTGCGGCGAACAGCCCCTGCTGCCCTACGAGGCGTGCAACCTCGGCTCCATCAACCTGGGCAAATGCTTCGCCAAGGGCAAAAACGGCAAGGATTCGGAGATTGACTGGGACGAGCTCAAGCGCATCATCCACCTGTCCGTACGCTTCCTGGACAACGTCATCGACGCCTCGGTCTATCCCCTGCCGCAGATCACCGAAATGGTCGGCAAGAACCGCAAGATCGGCTTGGGCGTCATGGGCTGGGCCGACCTGCTCTACCAATTGCAGATTCCCTACAATTCCCAGACCGCCGTGGACATGGCCGAGCGGGTCATGAAATTCGTCCAGACCGAATCGCGCAGCGCCTCCAAGCAGTTGGCGGCCGAGCGCGGCCAGTTCCCGGCCTACCCCGAATCCACCTTCGGCCAGGTCAACCTCGGGCCGTACCGCAACGCCACGACCACGACCATCGCGCCCACCGGCACCCTGTCGATCATCGCGGGCTGCTCGTCCGGCGTGGAACCGCTCTTCGCCCTGTCCTTCGTGCGCAACGTCATGGACAACGACAAGCTGGTCGAGACCAACCCGTACTTCGAGGCCGCCCTGAAGGCCGCCGATGCCTATTCCGGCAAGCTCATGGAGGAAATAGCCAAGGTCGGCTCCATCAAGAAGATGGACCACCTGCCCGAGCACTTGCGCCAGGTCTACGTGACCTCCATGGACATCGAGCCCATCTGGCACCTCAAGATGCAGGCCGCTTTCCAGAAATACACGGACAACGCGGTCTCCAAGACCGTCAACCTGCCCAATTCCGCCACCAAGGAAGACATCTGGGATATCTACTGGAAGGCCTATGAATACGGCTGCAAGGGAGTGACCGTGTACCGCGACGGCTCCAAGACCTCCCAGGTCCTGTGCACCGGCGACGGCGACAAGAAAAAGGAACAGACCGCGCTGAAGAGCCGCTCCATCGTCAAAGACCGCCCGGACGTCATCTACGGGTTCACCCAGAAGATCCCCACCGGCCTGGGCATGCTCTTCCTGACCGTCAACGAGGTGGACAACAAGCCCTTCGAGGTCTTCGCCACCATCGGCAAATCCGGCGGGTCCATCACCGCCAAGGCCGAGGCCATCGGCCGCCTGGTCTCCCTGGCCCTGCGCTCCGGCGTGGAGGTCCGCGAGATCGTCGAGCAGCTCAAGGGCATCGGCGGCGAGAATCCGAAATTCATGAAGAAGCACCTGGTCAAGTCCATCCCGGACGCCATCGCCTACGTGTTCGAATCCCGCTACCTGAGCGGCGACCACGTGGACGGCCAGGTCGCCTCCCTCAACCGGGAACTCTGCCCCGAATGCGGCGAACCCCTGGTCTTCGAGGAAGGCTGCCACATCTGCAAATCCTGCGCGTACACCAAGTGCGGCGGCTAA
- a CDS encoding 3D domain-containing protein: MKRVLIPLFAACLLILLGYAMIRPNRVFWDSMEVTVTAYNSTRAQTDGTPHRAAWNNRLKPGMKAVAVSRDLLKLGLDNGTEVWIEGFDSPYRVMDKMNRRYERRIDVYFGKDVKAAREFGHRKARIYWR; this comes from the coding sequence ATGAAGCGAGTTCTCATCCCCCTGTTCGCCGCCTGCCTGCTCATCCTGCTCGGCTACGCCATGATCCGCCCCAACCGGGTGTTCTGGGACAGCATGGAGGTCACGGTCACGGCCTACAACTCCACCCGCGCCCAGACCGACGGCACCCCGCACCGCGCGGCCTGGAACAATCGCCTCAAACCCGGCATGAAGGCGGTGGCCGTCTCCCGCGATCTGCTCAAGCTCGGCCTGGACAACGGAACCGAAGTCTGGATCGAGGGATTCGACAGCCCCTACCGGGTCATGGACAAGATGAACCGACGATACGAACGGCGCATCGATGTCTATTTCGGCAAGGACGTCAAGGCCGCCCGCGAATTCGGCCACCGCAAGGCGCGGATATACTGGCGCTGA
- a CDS encoding PqqD family protein — MFRKKRPEPVISRAEALNMVPVRNRAVEETGQADGLVRLAYPLAVKPWFGRLADRVGLWDGKPMIKRVDLDEMGAFVWRRIDGERSVGDIAREFTEAYQVQLREAELAVTAFIKTIGQRGIIGLK; from the coding sequence TTGTTCCGGAAGAAGCGGCCTGAGCCGGTCATATCCCGCGCCGAGGCCTTGAATATGGTTCCGGTGCGCAATCGGGCCGTGGAGGAAACCGGGCAGGCCGACGGGCTGGTGCGGCTGGCCTATCCCCTGGCGGTCAAGCCGTGGTTCGGACGGTTGGCCGACCGGGTGGGGCTGTGGGACGGCAAACCCATGATCAAGCGGGTGGATCTGGACGAAATGGGCGCCTTCGTCTGGCGACGCATCGACGGCGAGCGCTCGGTCGGCGACATCGCCCGGGAATTTACCGAGGCCTACCAGGTTCAGTTGCGTGAGGCCGAATTGGCGGTGACCGCCTTCATCAAAACCATCGGCCAGCGCGGTATCATCGGCTTGAAGTGA
- a CDS encoding DUF4911 domain-containing protein: MRIAPSDIGLFRFLLEGYDNLGVFTVVNKFKGILLLRYSPHLGREMRTFLKAAATEMNVDVLPSPRKAS, encoded by the coding sequence GTGCGCATCGCCCCCTCGGACATCGGACTCTTCCGCTTTCTCCTGGAAGGATACGACAACCTCGGCGTATTCACCGTGGTCAACAAATTCAAGGGGATACTGCTGCTGCGCTACAGCCCGCACCTGGGACGCGAAATGCGGACATTCCTCAAGGCCGCGGCCACGGAAATGAACGTGGACGTCCTGCCCTCTCCGCGCAAGGCCTCCTGA
- a CDS encoding M48 family metalloprotease, with product MQSIKRRTGMSRREFLKAGAMTAAALGVTGCAKNPVTGQSQFMLVSEDQEIRMDRQASPQQLSNDYGTTMDTSLNDYVSGVGRSLAGVSHRPQMPYNFHVVNANYVNAYAFPGGTVACTRGILLNVDNEAEMAGLLGHEIGHVNARHTASRMSSQMVVGGLASLGGAAIGAKYGGTLGSLAGGLGGLGAGLLLASYSRDDERQADALGLEYMTRAGYNPEGMVGLMEMLNEQHSREPSALEVMFATHPMSSERLATARQAVSKKYYGAKKYAFYRERYMDNTVDLRKLGPAIRDMQDAEKLGGEKKYGEAEKKMDRALGLAPNDYTGLLIMSKLLIAQEKYSAAMPYAEHAREVYPGEAQASQVAGVLQLKAKQYDKAYASFEAYDKALPGNPYAGFYMGFAQEGMGHRREAAQAYYKFLRQVNSGSQAQHAYNRLVEWGYAQ from the coding sequence ATGCAATCGATTAAACGACGTACCGGGATGTCCCGGCGGGAGTTCCTCAAGGCCGGGGCCATGACTGCGGCCGCTTTGGGGGTGACGGGGTGTGCCAAGAATCCGGTCACGGGCCAGAGCCAGTTCATGCTGGTCAGCGAGGACCAGGAGATCCGGATGGATCGCCAGGCCTCGCCGCAGCAATTGTCCAACGACTACGGCACCACCATGGACACCTCGCTGAACGACTACGTGTCCGGGGTGGGCCGGTCCTTGGCCGGGGTCTCCCACCGACCGCAGATGCCGTACAATTTTCACGTGGTCAACGCCAACTACGTCAATGCCTACGCCTTCCCCGGCGGGACCGTGGCCTGCACGCGCGGCATCCTGCTCAACGTGGACAACGAGGCCGAGATGGCCGGGCTGCTCGGGCACGAGATCGGGCACGTCAACGCCCGGCACACGGCCTCGCGCATGAGTTCGCAGATGGTCGTGGGCGGGCTGGCTTCCCTGGGCGGGGCGGCCATCGGGGCCAAGTACGGCGGGACCTTGGGGTCCCTGGCTGGCGGTCTGGGCGGGCTCGGGGCCGGGCTGCTCCTGGCCTCCTACAGCCGCGACGACGAGCGGCAGGCCGACGCCCTGGGGCTGGAGTACATGACCCGCGCCGGTTACAACCCCGAGGGCATGGTCGGGCTCATGGAGATGCTCAACGAACAGCATTCCCGCGAGCCGAGCGCCCTGGAGGTCATGTTCGCCACCCACCCCATGAGTTCCGAACGGTTGGCCACGGCGCGTCAGGCCGTGAGCAAGAAATATTACGGGGCCAAGAAGTACGCTTTCTACCGCGAACGGTACATGGACAATACCGTAGACCTGCGCAAGCTCGGTCCGGCCATCCGGGACATGCAGGATGCGGAAAAACTCGGCGGCGAGAAGAAATACGGTGAAGCCGAGAAAAAGATGGATCGGGCCCTGGGGCTGGCCCCCAATGATTATACGGGCCTCCTGATCATGTCCAAGCTGTTGATAGCACAGGAGAAATATAGTGCAGCCATGCCCTATGCCGAACATGCCCGGGAGGTCTATCCCGGGGAGGCTCAGGCCAGTCAGGTAGCGGGCGTGCTCCAGCTCAAGGCCAAGCAATACGACAAGGCCTACGCCAGCTTCGAGGCCTACGACAAGGCCTTGCCCGGCAACCCCTACGCGGGCTTCTACATGGGCTTCGCCCAGGAGGGCATGGGTCATCGCCGGGAGGCGGCCCAGGCCTACTACAAGTTCCTCCGGCAGGTGAACTCGGGCAGCCAGGCCCAGCACGCCTACAATCGCCTGGTCGAGTGGGGCTATGCGCAATAA